A single window of Zea mays cultivar B73 chromosome 10, Zm-B73-REFERENCE-NAM-5.0, whole genome shotgun sequence DNA harbors:
- the LOC100283217 gene encoding ATFP4: MSKQKSVIRLGVPNDKNRSKAMQMASKFVGVNSVGIAGDAKDRLEVVGESVDITCMINLLRKKVCRADIVVVEEVKDKKKEEEEKKKKEEEEKKKKAEEEAKKKKEEEELKKKLCPYLYPPPPCSGACCRGPSPPMFLCEPEQPAGCHIM; the protein is encoded by the exons ATGTCCAAG CAAAAGTCCGTGATCAGGCTGGGCGTACCGAACGACAAGAACCGGTCTAAGGCCATGCAGATGGCATCCAAGTTCGTGG GAGTGAACTCGGTGGGGATCGCCGGCGACGCCAAGGACCGGCTGGAGGTGGTGGGGGAGAGCGTCGACATCACCTGCATGATCAACCTGCTGCGCAAGAAGGTCTGCCGCGCCGACATCGTCGTGGTGGAGGAGGTCAAGGACAagaagaaggaggaggaggagaagaagaagaaggaggaggaagagaaaaagaagaaggcggaGGAGGAAGCCaagaagaagaaggaggaggAAGAGCTCAAGAAGAAGCTCTGTCCGTACCTGTACCCGCCGCCGCCGTGCTCCGGTGCCTGTTGCCGCGGGCCGTCGCCGCCGATGTTTCTGTGCGAGCCGGAACAGCCAGCGGGATGCCACATCATGTGA